A single candidate division KSB1 bacterium DNA region contains:
- the nadA gene encoding quinolinate synthase NadA, protein MATRGDVASPLFIRGSEKRRAGDPLPRSQRPTLVPDEYLAMSDEEARQRVLAVKRKLGKELVILGHHYQRPEIVALADYRGDSFGLSKLAAQSEARYIVFCGVHFMAESADILSREDQVVLHPNLEAGCPLADFAPLELVEPVWDYLGRVLGEGRVMPVTYMNSYAELKAFVGRNGGTVCTSSNAHRAFQWALEQREKLFFFPDQYLGRNTLKRLGRGNLQVVVWPSQQPDAAVPEEQVRSADVFLWDGFCHVHRWFRPEHVDRVRELDPQAIVLVHPECQEEVVARADHVGSTEFIARYVASAPDGAHIAIGTEINMVRRLAMEHPTKRIYPLARSMCPNMFKITLQSLAWTLENLGEVNVVKVPEPTRSQARAALDRMLELEA, encoded by the coding sequence ATGGCAACACGAGGCGACGTGGCATCACCCCTGTTCATCCGAGGCAGTGAAAAGCGACGGGCGGGGGATCCTCTCCCGCGGTCGCAGCGGCCCACGCTCGTTCCGGATGAGTACCTGGCCATGTCCGATGAGGAGGCGAGGCAGCGGGTCCTCGCGGTGAAGAGGAAGCTGGGCAAGGAGCTGGTCATCCTGGGGCACCACTACCAGCGCCCAGAGATCGTCGCTCTGGCCGACTACCGTGGGGATTCCTTTGGCCTCTCCAAGCTGGCGGCGCAGTCGGAGGCTCGGTACATCGTGTTCTGCGGCGTTCATTTCATGGCCGAAAGTGCCGACATCCTTTCGCGGGAAGATCAGGTGGTGTTGCACCCCAACCTGGAGGCGGGTTGTCCTCTGGCCGACTTTGCCCCCCTCGAGCTTGTAGAGCCCGTCTGGGATTACCTGGGCCGGGTGCTCGGTGAGGGCCGCGTGATGCCCGTCACCTACATGAACTCCTACGCCGAGCTCAAGGCCTTCGTGGGGCGAAACGGTGGGACCGTGTGCACCTCGTCCAATGCGCACCGTGCATTTCAATGGGCCCTGGAGCAGAGGGAAAAACTCTTCTTCTTTCCCGACCAGTACCTGGGGCGCAACACGCTGAAGCGCCTGGGGAGGGGGAACCTTCAGGTGGTGGTCTGGCCATCTCAGCAGCCGGACGCAGCTGTGCCGGAGGAGCAAGTCCGTAGCGCCGACGTCTTCCTCTGGGATGGCTTCTGCCATGTCCACCGGTGGTTCCGCCCGGAACACGTTGACCGCGTGCGGGAGCTGGACCCTCAGGCGATCGTGCTCGTCCACCCGGAGTGCCAGGAAGAGGTGGTCGCCAGAGCGGACCACGTCGGCTCCACCGAATTCATCGCGCGCTACGTAGCCTCGGCTCCTGACGGTGCGCACATCGCCATCGGCACCGAGATCAACATGGTGCGGCGGCTGGCGATGGAGCACCCGACCAAGCGCATCTATCCGTTGGCACGCAGCATGTGTCCGAACATGTTCAAGATCACGCTCCAGAGCCTGGCCTGGACTCTGGAGAACTTGGGGGAGGTAAACGTAGTAAAGGTTCCCGAGCCCACCCGCTCGCAAGCACGTGCGGCACTTGACCGCATGCTCGAGCTGGAAGCCTAA